One Podospora pseudopauciseta strain CBS 411.78 chromosome 5 map unlocalized CBS411.78m_5, whole genome shotgun sequence DNA window includes the following coding sequences:
- a CDS encoding uncharacterized protein (COG:S; EggNog:ENOG503P6QT; BUSCO:EOG09265GYD) — protein MGWLSSSSPEDQRSQEIRAGTVAPSRAERARCWEARDGYFACLDKNNIVDALKEEKAAGKACGAEGKVFERDCAAQWVTYFKKWRVQDIQKRQRIKELEAQGANRLDVQTDFTPRG, from the exons ATGGGCTggctatcctcctcctcccccgaagACCAACGCTCCCAAGAAATCCGCGCCGGCACCGTCGCCCCCTCCCGCGCCGAGCGGGCCCGCTGCTGGGAGGCCCGCGACGGGTATTTTGCCTGCCTGGACAAGAACAACATTGTGGACGCGCTGAAAGAGGAGAAAGCCGCTGGCAAGGCTTGCGGGGCGGAGGGCAAGGTTTTTGAGAGGGATTGTGCTGCTCAGTGG GTAACATACTTCAAAAAGTGGCGCGTTCAAGACATCCAGAAACGTCAACGCatcaaggagctcgaggccCAAGGCGCAAACAGGCTGGACGTGCAGACCGACTTCACGCCAAGGGGTTAA
- the MSS4 gene encoding Phosphatidylinositol-4-phosphate 5-kinase (COG:T; EggNog:ENOG503NW6Q) — protein sequence MPSFLPDGSAAIDSQSSGLVHLDQAAQYGLSNPGKLDVHVARQPHSHTSNESFDESSYNSSNSSQTSEASADPRTRLNHDVNGEYPKKAPPSMNTLPNGSPAGGLTNGSGNTTIDSTSRKPIPNGNSTVLVDRTLKANGGNDSTTSSPQEAFPRISVSSGLDVNGTAQTDPYARPISKGGIRTVQDNNESSVATLPLNASTATSDSLSPEPKNQKAPHRYSSPPFPGPIASGPLAPPPPPAPGIKHRHTLEVPKVTQGRGSRDGAEGYASGRFSPTIGGGVRRASLSLARRNTRSLHSEAHHEVMPDEDAMRWAEAYRQKRATKRRRREIEDDDRVLVGTKVDETHANWVTAYNMLTGIRVAVSRTNAKLDRQLTDADFDVKQKSTFDIAGNELVPSAKYDFKFKDYAPWVFRHLRALFRLDPADYLMSLTGKYILSELGSPGKSGSFFYFSRDYKYIIKTIHHAEHKFLRKILKDYYQHVTNNPNTLLSQFYGLHRVKMPYGKKIHFVVMNNLFPPHRDIHQTFDLKGSTIGRDYREEELANNPRATLKDLNWLRRKRHLELGIQKKKMFLEQLQKDVRLLQKLHIMDYSLLIGIHDLQRGNEENLRDKTLRVFNPGGNGVPEDENPHSVLMRTPSKLENQRKARELRQMIQTEKPVPMGETSSRMPDELEDGQKSGFVFNQDDGGFRATHEDNAPGDEIYYLGVIDCLTHYGMIKKIEHFWKGLSSDRTQISALPPHEYGERFINFINGVTMSQEEALREAQERDAAQAAAAASEERQRVGSWSSLRGRSSNAAPPVPSYLPPAPPGASSSGMKLPEVELTMQKAEEQARRSEHRGPSEENIPDRTLRTTASPSNNPGSSSGKHQSPPLGDRRDTAVLPVVEEAAESQSTKSRRSQKSHTSRLSQEDDHRPPTPAKDGDDFRTGTFTSHLMGGRSRGSDSGRPPPTPPKTGHGYGGVSHHIMMKPDSVDSGYGQGGGLRSVSGSQKSRLDQGHVKNQISRDSLDKALPPLPRVNGSS from the exons ATGCCCTCCTTCCTGCCGGACGGAAGTGCGGCAATCGACTCCCAATCCTCGGGCCTCGTGCACCTCGATCAAGCCGCCCAGTACGGCCTGTCAAACCCCGGCAAACTCGATGTACACGTTGCGCGCCAGCCACACTCGCACACATCCAACGAGAGCTTCGACGAGAGCTCCTACAACTCGTCTAATTCTTCACAAACCTCCGAGGCCTCTGCCGACCCGCGAACGCGACTCAACCACGACGTGAATGGGGAATATCCGAAAAAGGCTCCCCCAAGTATGAACACGCTGCCAAATGGCAGTCCTGCTGGAGGATTGACGAACGGATCGGGCAACACCACGATCGACTCGACGAGCCGCAAACCAATACCGAATGGCAATTCGACAGTGTTGGTGGACAGGACGCTAAAGGCTAATGGGGGGAATGATTCAACAACATCGAGCCCGCAAGAGGCCTTTCCGCGGATATCTGTCAGTTCAGGACTCGACGTTAACGGTACCGCGCAGACCGACCCATATGCGCGGCCAATAAGTAAAGGGGGCATTCGCACAGTTCAGGATAACAACGAGTCGTCGGTAGCAACCTTGCCTCTCAACGCCTCGACCGCGACGTCCGATTCTTTAAGCCCGGAACCGAAAAACCAAAAGGCGCCACACAGAtattcctcccccccatttCCCGGCCCGATTGCCTCAGGCCCGctagcaccaccaccaccacctgcccctGGGATCAAGCACCGTCACACACTCGAGGTTCCCAAGGTAACACAAGGGCGCGGATCGCGGGATGGGGCCGAAGGTTATGCTAGCGGCAGATTCTCGCCCACCATTGGCGGCGGAGTTAGGAGAGCATCGTTGAGTTTGGCTAGGAGGAACACGAGATCTCTGCACTCGGAGGCCCACCATGAGGTGATGCCGGATGAAGATGCCATGCGGTGGGCCGAAGCGTACAGGCAAAAGCGCGCTAccaagagaaggagaagggaaattgaggatgatgacagAGTGCTGGTCGGGACAAAGGTGGATGAGACGCACGCGAACTGGGTGACGGCATACAATATGTTGACTGGCATCCGTGTGGCCGTGTCGAGAACCAACGCGAAACTTGACCGGCAGCTGACGGACGCCGACTTCGACGTCAAGCAGAAGTCTACTTTCGATAT TGCCGGAAACGAACTGGTGCCGTCGGCCAAGTACGACTTCAAGTTCAAGGACTATGCTCCGTGGGTCTTCCGCCACCTGCGAGCACTGTTCCGCCTCGATCCCGCCGACTATCTCATGTCCTTGACGGGTAAGTACATCTTGTCAGAGCTTGGGTCGCCGGGCAAGAGTGGAAGTTTTTTCTACTTTTCGCGGGACTACAAGTACATCATCAAGACGATCCACCACGCCGAGCACAAGTTTCTCAGGAAGATCTTGAAGGATTACTACCAGCatgtcaccaacaaccccaacactcTGCTTTCGCAGTTTTACGGTCTTCACCGGGTCAAGATGCCCTACGGCAAAAAGATCCACTTTGTCGTCATGAACAACCTGTTCCCGCCACACCGGGACATCCACCAGACTTTCGACTTGAAGGGCTCGACGATTGGGCGAGACTacagggaggaggagctggcgaaCAACCCGAGGGCAACGCTGAAGGATCTGAACTGGCTGCGCCGGAAGAGACATCTTGAGCTGGGGATTCAGAAAAAGAAGATGTTCTTGGAGCAACTGCAGAAGGATGTGCGGTTGTTGCAGAAGCTGCACATCATGGATTACTCGCTGCTGATAGGCATCCACGATCTTCAGAGGGGGAACGAGGAAAACTTACGGGATAAGACGTTGCGGGTGTTCAACCCCGGGGGCAATGGCGTTCCGGAGGATGAGAACCCTCACTCGGTTCTGATGAGGACGCCGTCAAAGCTGGAGAACCAGCGGAAGGCGAGAGAGCTGAGGCAGATGATCCAGACGGAGAAGCCAGTGCCCATGGGCGAAACTAGTAGCCGGATGCCGGATGAGCTTGAGGACGGGCAGAAGTCCGGCTTTGTGTTTAACcaggatgatggaggatTCAGGGCGACGCATGAGGATAATGCACCGGGGGATGAGATTTACTACCTGGGGGTGATTGATTGTCTCACTCAC TACGGCATGATCAAAAAGATCGAGCACTTTTGGAAGGGCCTGTCCAGCGATCGCACGCAGATCTCGGCCCTCCCGCCACACGAGTACGGCGAGAGGTTCATCAACTTTATCAACGGCGTAACAATGTCacaggaggaggctttgcgagaagctcaagaaaGAGACGCGGCTCAAGCAGCTGCTGCCGCCTCGGAGGAACGACAACGGGTAGGCAGCTGGAGTAGTCTCCGGGGCCGCTCGTCGAATGCAGCTCCTCCAGTACCAAGCTACCTCCCTCCAGCGCCACCGGGAGCCTCGTCGTCGGGCATGAAATTACCCGAGGTTGAGCTCACGATGCAAAAGGCTGAGGAGCAAGCAAGGAGAAGCGAGCATCGCGGCCCGAGCGAGGAGAACATACCTGATCGCACTCTCCGAACTACCGCCTCTCCGTCCAATAACCCTGGTTCCAGCAGCGGGAAACATCAGTCCCCGCCGCTTGGTGACCGTCGAGACACAGCAGTTCTGCCGGTGGTAGAGGAAGCGGCTGAAAGCCAGTCAACCAAGTCCCGCCGCAGTCAGAAATCACACACGAGTCGTCTCAGTCAAGAAGACGACCACCGACCGCCCACCCCCGCAAAGGACGGTGATGATTTCCGCACAGGGACCTTTACCAGCCATTTGATGGGTGGTAGGAGTAGGGGCAGCGATTCAGGGAGACCGCCACCGACGCCGCCCAAAACAGGCCATGGCTATGGCGGCGTCTCGCATCACATCATGATGAAGCCAGACAGCGTGGATAGCGGGTATGGTCAAGGTGGCGGGTTGAGGAGCGTGTCGGGGAGCCAAAAGAGCCGGTTGGATCAGGGGCATGTGAAGAACCAGATCAGTAGGGATAGTTTGGATAAGGCGCTGCCCCCGCTGCCGAGGGTCAATGGGAGTTCTTAG
- the DAL1 gene encoding Allantoinase (MEROPS:MER0005767; COG:F; EggNog:ENOG503NWXN) yields the protein MATTLQQNGQPLVVLASTNTIITLPDDTLLLTPATVTVSPVTGKILSVVREVLPGSSFPPNTTYNDLSPKFLLPGLVDAHVHLNEPGRTEWEGFNTGTKAAASGGVTTVIDMPLNAIPPTTTLAGFQEKLRASQGQCWVDVGFYGGVIPGNAGELLPLVEAGVRGFKGFLIDSGVDEFPAVSSKDIALAMTTLKDSPTTLMFHAEMLPPITESVGDYVQISDPPLAPKGDLFSYSTFLESRPPAFETYAIEEIVSLAELAPKLHLHIVHLSAVEAIPILRNARKEGVNITAETCFHYLGLAADDIEDGDTRHKCCPPIRSQTNQDRLWEEIVEAQGEGCIKTIVSDHSPCTPELKLLPPHLQTVDDDSLRPNMHHSDSGVDMTLPSDQTHDKSCSHASSRPELKPTDSGVVMTLASETPSPIEEQPTNPLSTTTATTCCADTTHHPNPAPQQRLLPITNTNQGDFFAAWGGISSVGLGLPILHTIATDRAAHGLPAPDLVDMVRMCSQATAQQVGLYHRKGAIKVGHDADFCVFDSEESWVLRSGEMRWKNKVSPWEGRQFVGRVRESWVRGEKVFQLGAVGGGFVGGKPRGEAIVERRTA from the exons ATGGCTACCACGCTCCAACAGAACGGGCAGCCCCTTGTGGTGCTGGCCTCGacaaacaccatcatcacactCCCAGATGACACCCTCCTTCTCACACCAGCCACCGTCACTGTATCACCGGTGACCGGCAAGATTCTCTCCGTAGTCCGTGAAGTTTTGCCCGGGAGCTctttcccccccaacaccacatACAATGACCTCAGCCCCAAGTTCCTACTCCCCGGTCTGGTAGACGCCCATGTCCACCTCAACGAGCCGGGCCGTACCGAGTGGGAGGGCTTCAACACGGGCACTAAGGCAGCCGCCTCTGGCGGTGTCACAACCGTTATCGACATGCCGCTCAACGCCATcccgcccaccaccaccctagCAGGGTTCCAAGAGAAGCTTCGTGCTAGCCAGGGCCAATGCTGGGTCGACGTGGGCTTCTACGGAGGTGTCATCCCCGGCAACGCAGGCGAGCTGCTCCCGCTGGTCGAGGCTGGTGTGCGTGGCTTCAAGGGTTTCCTTATCGACTCTGGT GTGGATGAGTTCCCAGCCGTGTCCTCCAAAGACATCGCCTTGGCCATGACCACACTCAAAgactcccccaccaccttgatGTTCCATGCCGAGATgctcccccccatcaccgaGTCTGTGGGCGATTACGTCCAAATCTCTGACCCACCTCTCGCCCCCAAAGGCGATCTCTTCAGCTACAGCACCTTCTTGGAGTCTCGCCCCCCAGCCTTTGAGACGTATGCCATCGAGGAGATCGTCTCCCTGGCCGAGCTGGCACCCAAGCTGCACCTCCACATCGTCCACCTCTCCGCCGTAGAGGCGatccccatcctccgcaATGCTCGCAAGGAAGGCGTCAACATCACGGCCGAGACATGCTTCCACTACCTCGGCCTCGCGGCAGATGACATTGAAGACGGCGACACCCGTCACAAGTGCTGCCCTCCCATCCGGTCGCAGACCAACCAAGACCGACTGTGGGAGGAGATTGTTGAGGCgcaaggggaggggtgcATCAAGACTATTGTTTCTGACCACAGCCCTTGCACGCCAGAGCTGAAGCTGCTGCCTCCGCATCTTCAGACGGTGGATGATGATTCGCTGAGGCCGAATATGCATCACTCCGACTCGGGTGTTGATATGACTTTGCCCTCTGATCAAACCCACGACAAGTCTTGCTCCCACGCCTCCTCCCGGCCAGAGCTGAAGCCGACGGATTCAGGCGTGGTGATGACTCTTGCGTcggaaaccccctcccccatcgaGGAGCagcccaccaaccccctttccaccaccactgctaCCACATGCTGCGCCGacacaacccaccaccccaaccccgccccccaacaacgtctcctccccatcacaaacaccaaccaaGGCGACTTCTTCGCTGCCTGGGGCGGTATTTCCTCTGTCGGCCTTGGTCTTCCCATCCTGCACACCATCGCCACTGACAGAGCCGCTCACGGGTTACCGGCGCCGGATCTGGTGGACATGGTCAGGATGTGCTCGCAGGCCACGGCGCAGCAGGTGGGGCTGTATCACCGCAAGGGCGCGATCAAGGTCGGGCACGACGCGGATTTCTGCGTGTTTGATAGCGAGGAGAGCTGGGTGTTGAGGAGCGGGGAGATGAGGTGGAAGAATAAGGTGTCGCcgtgggaggggaggcagtTTGTTGGACGGGTGAGGGAGAGTTGGGTTAGGGGGGAGAAGGTATTCCAGCTTGGCGccgtgggaggggggtttgtcGGGGGGAAGCCGAGGGGGGAGGCGATTGTTGAGAGGAGGACTGCTTAA
- a CDS encoding uncharacterized protein (COG:S; EggNog:ENOG503NUYM) has protein sequence MTTNTSLVLSQRPSGPIEKGKTFSLKSSPAPTEADLKDGQVLLETLYISFDPAMRGWLDDRRSYIPPVQLNEVMRALTVSRVLASKSPKFSPGTIVTSASGIQEYAIMPDSQVEKAYDLPQGGKLTDLLGVLGSTGLTAYFGMTKIGLPKPGDTVVVSAAAGATGSVAAQIAKIAGARVIGIAGGEQKCRWLKEELGLDEAIDYKSPDYKQKFKEATPKFVDVYFDNVGGEILDMVMARAAQFSRFVMCGGISQYNSAEKKGPGASFFNVITQRIRMQGFIVFDYITEYDAARKQLAQWLAEGKLRRKETVVKGGVRSAEEAFDWLFTGKNTGKLMVEVKGEEGGARL, from the exons aTGAcaaccaacacctccctcgtcctctcccAACGCCCCTCCGGCCCAATCGAGAAGGGCAaaaccttctccctcaaaTCCTCCCCCGCTCCCACCGAGGCCGACCTCAAAGATGGCCAAGTCCTCCTCGAGACTCTCTACA TCTCCTTCGACCCAGCCATGCGCGGCTGGCTAGACGACCGCCGCTCCTACATCCCCCCCGTCCAACTAAACGAAGTCATGCGCGCCCTCACCGTCTCCCGCGTCCTCGCCTCCAAATCCCCCAAGTTCTCCCCGGGAACAATCGTCACCTCCGCCTCGGGAATCCAAGAATACGCCATCATGCCCGACTCCCAAGTCGAAAAAGCGTACGACCTCCCCCAGGGCGGCAAGCTCACCGACCTCCTCGGCGTGCTCGGGTCCACCGGTTTAACAGCCTACTTCGGCATGACGAAAATCGGCCTCCCGAAGCCAGGCGACACGGTCGTCgtctccgccgccgctggCGCGACCGGTTCAGTAGCCGCGCAAATTGCAAAGATCGCCGGCGCGAGGGTGATTGGCATTGCCGGGGGGGAGCAAAAGTGCCGTTGGCTCAAGGAAGAGctggggttggatgaggcGATTGACTACAAGTCCCCGGATTATAAGCAGAAATTCAAGGAGGCGACACCGAAATTTGTGGATGTGTACTTTGATAATGTCGGGGGGGAGATCCTTGACATGGTCATGGCGAGGGCTGCGCAGTTTAGCAGGTTTGTCATGTGCGGTGGGATTTCGCAGTACAACtcggccgagaagaaggggcCGGGGGCGAGCTTCTTCAATGTGATTACCCAGAGGATCAGGATGCAGGGGTTTATTGTTTTTGATTACATCACCGAGTATGATGCTGCGAGGAAGCAGCTGGCGCAGTGGTTGGCTGAGGGGAAGCTcaggaggaaggagacggTTGTCAAGGGTGGTGTGAGAAGTGCCGAGGAGGCCTTTGACTGGTTGTTTACGGGCAAGAATACCGGCAagttgatggtggaggtcaagggggaggagggcggtgctAGGCTTTGA
- the COQ1 gene encoding coq1 putative hexaprenyl diphosphate synthase (BUSCO:EOG092634B5; COG:H; EggNog:ENOG503NV2J), translating to MQGPTMVRGVSRLRMSTFSRATTTTCSTCLRSTAPLDSRIAQSRAPFHTGRRDSSAWAAAVSVAGNIVNNAITRATRGDMPSVDPLRIVAKEMKFLTGNIRKLLGSGHPSLDRAAKYYTQAEGKHVRPLIVLLMSRATSLCPKAPQRQQATLQASMGIDSSISPLSVLSDFNPSATAVAPEAETNDHPDILPSQRRLAEITELIHTASLLHDDVIDHSESRRGSPSANLEFGNKMAVLAGDFLLGRASVALARLRHAEVIELLATVIANLVEGEFMQLKNTARDERNPQWSEETLTYYLQKTYLKTASLISKSCRAAALLGGSDAATVDAAYAYGKNLGLAFQLVDDMLDYTRSEQELGKPAGADLELGLATAPLLFAWKTMPELGALVGRKFEKEGDVVRARDLVAQSDGIEQTRALAEDYAQKAIDAIAPFPDSEAKDGLIEMAVKTLKRKK from the exons ATGCAGGGGCCTACAATGGTGCGCGGGGTCAGCCGGCTTCGCATGTCAACATTTTCGagggcgacgacgacaacatgTTCCACCTGCCTCAGATCCACAGCTCCCCTTGATAGTAGGATAGCTCAGTCCAGAGCTCCTTTCCACACCGGAAGACGAGACTCCTCCGCCTGGGCTGCCGCCGTCTCTGTCGCCGGCAACATCGTCAACAATGCGATCACCCGCGCCACCAGAGGGGACATGCCCTCCGTCGACCCCCTACGGATCGTCGCCAAGGAGATGAAGTTTCTCACAGGCAACATCAGGAAACTCCTCGGGTCCGGCCACCCCTCCCTGGACAGAGCAGCAAAGTACTACACACAAGCCGAAGGCAAGCATGTCCGGCCACTAATAGTCCTGCTCATGTCGCGcgccacctccctctgccCCAAAGCTCCCCAGAGGCAGCAGGCCACCCTCCAGGCCTCGATGGGCATCGACAGCTCCATCTCCCCGCTTTCCGTCCTCTCCGACTTCAACCCTTCCGCGACAGCCGTTGCCCCCGAAGCCGAGACGAACGACCACCCCGACATTCTCCCTTCGCAAAGGAGACTCGCCGAGATCACCGAGCTGATTCACACTGCTTCGCTGCTTCACGACGATGTGATTGATCACTCTGAATCCCGAAGAGGCTCACCATCTGCCAACCTCGAGTTTGGCAACAAGATGGCTGTCCTGGCAGGCGATTTCCTTCTCGGGAGAGCGTCTGTGGCTCTTGCGAGGTTGCGTCATGCCGAGGTTATCGAGCTGTTGGCTACGGTCATTGCCAACTTGGTGGAGGGCGAGTTCATGCAGCTGAAGAACACTGCGCGCGACGAGCGCAACCCGCAATGGTCTGAGGAGACTCTGACGTATTACCTCCAGAAGACGTATCTCAAGACTGCGTCGCTGATCAGCAAGAGCTGTCGCGCGGCGGCGCTGCTTGGTGGAAGTGATGCGGCGACGGTGGATGCGGCGTATGCCTATGGGAAGAACCTGGGTTTGGCGTTCCAGCTGGTGGATGATATGCTCGACTACACCAGGAGCGAGCAAGAACTCGGCAAGCCGGCGGGGGCGGATTTGGAGCTGGGACTTGCGACGGCGCCTCTGCTGTTTGCGTGGAAGACGATGCCAGAGCTCGGCGCGCTGGTTGGGAGGaagtttgagaaggagggtgatgttgtGAGG GCACGCGACCTGGTTGCGCAGAGTGATGGTATCGAGCAGACACGGGCGCTGGCCGAGGACTACGCACAGAAGGCCATTGATGCCATCGCGCCGTTCCCAGACAGCGAGGCCAAGGATGGCCTCATCGAGATGGCTGTCAAGACTCTGAAGCGGAAGAAATAG
- a CDS encoding uncharacterized protein (COG:S; EggNog:ENOG503P39Z) has translation MVLLTMTPSIVEALQIWDNLGYPSKDKLQAGKDDPALDDAAVGKPILHSQIIELWLILRDAGHEEHTLENMLKGAWVYVPPPPPKPEPSNEYKALMARLRREEEQRAYERMTNPLPPTETFAQRFPAANMARSFAAVNRVTVDKDLGDDDVTYNDVHRQLMLILNFMVSILGVAGTLWVLARWWSTPARLFLTLGGSLLVGIAEIAVYSGYIWHLGEAKKQDKKFKEVKQIVQTWAVGGDEKEEATLVGDKSSSDENTDLRRRKKDAQI, from the exons ATGGTGCTCCTCACAATGACGCCCTCCATCGTGGAGGCTCTGCAAATCTGGGACAATCTAGGCTACCCATCAAAAGACAAGCTCCAGGCAGGCAAAGACGACCCCGCGCTCGACGATGCCGCTGTCGGCAAGCCCATTCTACACTCACAGATCATCGAGCTCTGGTTAATACTCAGGGATGCCGGGCATGAGGAACATACTTTGGAAAACATGCTGAAAGGCGCCTGGGTCTAcgtcccaccaccgccaccaaagCCAGAACCA TCAAACGAATACAAAGCCTTGATGGCCCGTCTCCGGCGCGAAGAAGAACAACGAGCATACGAGCGAATGACCAACCCACTTCCCCCAACCGAGACCTTTGCTCAACGATTTCCTGCTGCGAATATGGCGAGGAGCTTTGCTGCTGTCAATCGAGTAACGGTCGATAAAGACCTCGGCGATGACGACGTTACATATAACGACGTGCACAGACAGCTGATGCTGATACTGAACTTTATGGTCAGTATCCTGGGTGTGGCAGGCACTCTGTGGGTGTTGGCCAGATGGTGGAGCACACCAGCGCGACTGTTTCTGACTCTGGGGGGAAGTCTGTTGGTGGGGATTGCTGAAATTGCTGTATACTCGGGATACATATGGCATTTGGGTGAGGCGAAGAAGCAGGATAAGAAGTTTAAGGAGGTGAAGCAGATTGTACAGACGTGGgctgttggaggggatgaaaaggaggaggccacTCTTGTTGGGGACAAGAGCTCGTCAGATGAGAATACGGATCTCCGGAGGCGCAAGAAGGATGCTCAAATATGA
- a CDS encoding uncharacterized protein (COG:I; EggNog:ENOG503NYAE), with protein sequence MVQQHGDHHDIPTHSLMKRIGGWLPTDHRIHQEWLSRTIDRAHKRSGPPEQTKLIPVLQEFKELIEGNARIYMYFNQMWDEVPRRPPYNKDPTGKSQIRDYKHMLAVLNEVFGRAPEWTDAAAHAGMVGVPMAAIFDYAMGTPSGHAAFLDPDVNKMLKKVLNEWGRYLKTPESAEVLGDHSAGWFGETGYKDLMEVANTPTKTSFKFEEMYHCDPSKKHYGFTSWDDFFTRKITDKSRPVASPDDDKVVVNSCESRPYCVANNVKLRDRFWVKGQPYSVTDMLAHDPLAKKFAGGTIYQAFLSALSYHRWHAPVSGTIKRAFVEDGTYFSEPLMFDQSGGEDKVDIDTKGIQGALGYLTALATRAVIFIEADNPKIGLMAFIGVGMDEVSTCEITVKEGQKVKKGEELGMFHFGGSTYCLMFRKETRLKGWPDIGKYAEANENYPVRGALAVVE encoded by the exons ATGGTCCAGCAACACGGCGACCACCACGACATCCCGACCCATTCGCTCATGAAGCG CATCGGCGGCTGGCTCCCAACCGACCACCGCATCCACCAGGAATGGCTCAGCCGCACCATCGACCGCGCCCACAAACGATCCGGCCCCCCGGAGCAGACCAAGCTCATCCCCGTGCTGCAGGAGTTCAAGGAGCTGATTGAGGGCAATGCGAGAATATACATGTACTTCAACCAGATGTGGGACGAGGTCCCGCGTCGTCCTCCGTACAACAAGGACCCGACTGGCAAGAGCCAGATCAGAGACTACAAGCACATGCTTGCTGTGCTGAACGAAGTTTTTGGGAGAGCGCCAGAATGGAcggatgctgctgctcatgCTGGCATGGTGGGGGTTCCGATGGCTGCTATTTTCGACTATGCGATGGGGACGCCGAGCGGGCATGCGGCGTTTTTGGATCCGGATGTGAACAAGATGTTGAAAAAGGTTTTGAATGAGTGGGGGAGGTATCTCAAG ACGCCGGAATCCGCCGAGGTTTTGGGGGATCACTCGGCTGGCTGGTTCGGCGAGACGGGCTACAAAGACCTTATGGAGGTGGCCAACACGCCGACTAAGACGTCGTTCAAGTTTGAGGAGATGTATCATTGTGATCCGTCAAAGAAGCACTACGGTTTCACGTCTTGGGATGACTTCTTTACCCGCAAGATCACGGACAAGTCCCGCCCTGTTGCTAGCCCGGATGATGACAAGGTTGTTGTCAACAGCTGCGAGTCTCGGCCTTACTGCGTGGCGAACAACGTCAAGTTGCGGGACAGATTCTGGGTCAAGGGACAGCCTTACTCTGTAACTGACATGCTCGCGCACGACCCCCTGGCGAAAAAGTTTGCCGGGGGGACGATTTATCAGGCGTTTTTGTCGGCTCTGTCGTACCACCGCTGGCATGCCCCCGTGTCGGGCACCATCAAGAGGGCGTTTGTTGAGGATGGGACGTATTTCTCGGAGCCGCTCATGTTTGACCAGagcgggggggaggacaaGGTTGATATTGACACTAAGGGGATCCAAGGGGCCTTGGGATACCTCACTGCGTTGGCGACGAGGGCGGTGATTTTTATTGAGGCGGATAACCCCAAGATTGGGCTCATGGCCTTTATCggggtggggatggatgaGGTGAGCACGTGTGAGATTacggtgaaggaggggcagaaggtgaagaagggggaggagttgggcaTGTTTCATTTTGGGGGGAGTACGTATTGTTTGATGTTTAGGAAGGAGacgaggttgaaggggtggCCGGATATTGGGAAGTATGCGGAGGCGAATGAGAATTATCCGGTTAGGGGGGCGTTGGCGGTTGTCGAGtga